A window of Bacillota bacterium genomic DNA:
GGGAGGCGCTTCGCCGACGACGAGATCGCCCCCCTCTTCGGCCCGCCCGAGGAAGGCGTCCTCGAACGGGTCCTGCCGCCGACCGAAGCGGCCGAGGCCCTGGAGTCTTACCTCGATCTCTACCGTTCGCGGCACGCCCGCTACGTGCCCTTACCGGCGGCCCAGGTCCGCGACCTCTCCGGGTTCAGGGATGAAGGTGTCAGGCTGGGGGTGGTCACCGGCAAGGGCATCGGCACCGCCCGGATCACTCTCGCCGAGACCGGCCTGGCCGACCTCTTCGACGTGGTCCTCACCGGCAGCGTGGGTTTCAAGCGGAAGCCCGCCCCCGACGGCGTGCGGTTGGTCATGCGGGCCCTCGGGGCCGAGGCCGGCCGATCGGTCTTCGTCGGCGACCACCTGGCCGACGTCAGGGCCGCCCGGGCGGCCGAGTGCACGGCCGTCGCCGCCGCCTGGTACGAGCGCCACGACCCGCGGGTCCGCGCCGCCGACGCCGGTGCCGATCACGTCTTCGAGCGTTGGGAGGACTTCGTCGACTGGGCGAGGGGCTGGGTCGAGGGGTAGGCGGCCGGCGGCGCGGCGACCGGCGACGCGGGCCGGGACCCACCGCGGAAAGAAAGAAGACCCCCGCACCGGAGCCTCCCGGTAGGGGGTCTTGTCCTGTCGCGGCGATCCTGTGGCGGGGGCCCTGAAGAGCCCGTCGCGGGTCGGCGGCTCACCGAGGAGAGGCCGCGGCCGGCGAGTCAGCCGTTCCGGGCCGCCTCGAGGAGCTTCTTCGAGAAGCCCTGTAGCTGGCTGGAAACGGTGGAGATTTCATTCATCGCCTGGGTCAGGCTGTCGGCGGCCTGGTTCTGGCTGGCCGCCACGTGTTCGGTCACCTGCTTCATTTCCTCGGCCTGGTTGAGGATCTGGGTCATGGTGGCGTCGATGTTGCCGAGGGTTCCGTTGATCTGCTTGGCCGACACGCCGCTGGATTCCGCCAGCTCGCGGACGCGCTCGGCGACGACGGAGAAGCCCCGCCCGTGCTCGCCGGCTCTCGCCGCCTCGATGGCCGCGTTGAGCCCGAGCAGTCGGGTCTCATCGGCGACGGTCTTGATGAACTCGATCACCTCGCCGGTCTCCTTAACGTGTTTCTGCCCCTGATTGGAGACTTCGGCCAGGGACTGGGACCGGTGGAGCAGATCCTTGGCGTTCTCGGCCATCTCCTTGATGGGCGTGCCCAGCGAAGAGATGGTGGTCGAAAGCCTCTCGCCGACCGCCGCCAGCTCGGTCGACTGCCCCTGCAGCTGGTTCATGACTTCCTCGCGACTGCTCACAAGGAGCATGATCAACCTGGCCACACTGGCGTCGCAGACGGCCGTCTTGGCCTGCTTCTTCTGATAGATGAGGTCGTTGACTTCCTGGACGCCGGTGGCCTCGATGACCACCTGCAGACCCGGGGTGGCCAGGAGCGCGCCGACATCGGTCGTCGTGTGGACTCCCAGTTGGCGTCCGAGGACCATGCCCGGCGCGTCCATGCCTCGGTCGGCGATGCCGACCACCTTGACGTCGGGAACCCCTTTCAGCACCCGCAGGATCGACGTGCCGCCTCGGCCGGCCCCCACGATGGCTACCGTGATCACTATTTTTCTCTCCATTTCAGGTCGTCAGGTTTCTTCCCGGTCCTCGCAACCGAGGACGCCGGGCAGAGAGTTCTTCCCTTCACTAATATCGGACCAACGGCGGCCGGAATTTAGCGGGCTTTCGACAGATATCGACACCCAGCTAGAGGCGGTATTGGCCGGTCCAGCTTATCAAAAGACGTCATAAAAGGACCCCGGGGCTAACCCCCGGGGCCACCGCGTGTCACGGCTACTGCGCGGGGTCCTAACTCTCGTCCGACTCCCCGACGTACACCTCGTGCCTGGCCTCCCGCCGGGTGTGCCGATTGAGGATCTTCTTCCGCAGGCGGATCGCCTTGGGGGTGACCTCGACCAGCTCGTCCTCGTTGATGAACTCCAGGGCCTGTTCCAGCGAGAGACGGCGGGGCGGGGTCAGGCGGACCAGTTCCTCGCCGGTGGACGAGCGGACGTTGGTGGCGTGCTTCTTCTTGCCGACGTTGAGGTCGATGTCCTTATCCCGGGTGGCCTCGCCGACGATCATGCCTTCGTAGACGTCCTCGCCTGGTCCCAGGAAGAAGATCCCCCGGTCCTCCAGGTGGGACAAGGCATAGGCCGTGGCCGTCCCGCGTTCCCAGGCCACCAGAGACCCGCTCCGCCGTTCGGGGATGGATCCGCGGTGCTCGCCGTAACCGTGGAAGATGTGGTACATCAGGCCGTAGCCCTTGGTGTAAGTCAGGAAGTCCGAGCGGAAGCCGATCAGGCCGCGGGCCGGGATGATTTCGTCGATCCTCACCCGGCCGCCCCGGGCGTGCATGTTCGTCAGCTCGCCGCGCCTGGTCCCGAGGTGTTCCATGGTCCGCCCGAGGTATTCCTCGGGAACGTCGATGACCAGGTCCTCGAGGGGTTCGAGGAGCTTCTTCCGACCGTCCGGGCCGGTCTCTTGCTTGAAGATGACCTTGGGTTTGGAGACGCCCATTTCGTACCCTTCGCGGCGCATGTTCTCGATGAGGATGGACAGGTGGAGCTCGCCGCGACCGCTGACGACGAAGGCGTCGGGGGAATCGGTCTCCTCGACCCGCAGGGCGACGTTGGACTCGAGTTCGCGGTCCAGGCGGTCGCGCAAGTGGCGCGAGGTCAGGTAGGTGCCTTCGCGACCGGCGAAGGGGCTGTCATTGACCCGGAAGGTCATCGACAGGGTGGGCTCCTCGACGGTGATGGGCGGCAGGGCCTCCGGGTGTTCGGGGTCGGTGACGGTGTCCCCGATGCCCGCGTCGAGTAAGCCCATCAGGGCGACGATCTCGCCGGCCGAGGCCTCGGGGACTTCCAGCCGCTTGAGCCCTTCGAAGGTGTAGAGCTTGCCGACCTTGGCCGGCCTGGTCTTGTCCTCTCGGCAGATGGTCACATTCATCCCGGTGCGGACGGTCCCGCGGGCGATCCGCCCGATGATGATGCGGCCGACGTACTCGTCGTAGTCGAGGTTGGAGATGACCATCTGAAACGGGCCGCCGGGGTCGCCCGAGGGCGACGGGACGGTCTCGACAATGGCGTCGAGGAGTGGCTTGATGTCCTCGTTGCCGTCGTCCGGGGCCAGGTGGGCCGTGCCCCGGCGGGCGTCCGAGTAGATGATCGGGAAGTCGATCTGCTCCTCGTCCGCGCCGAGGGCGATGAAGAGGTCGAGGACCTCGTCGACGACCTCGGCCGGCCGCGCGTCGGGGCGGTCGATCTTGTTGATCACCACCACCGGCTTGAGCTTCTGGGCCAAGGCTTTGGACAGGACGAAGCGGGTCTGTGGCATCGGCCCCTCGAAGGCGTCGACGACGAGAAGGGCCCCGTCGACCATCGACAGGATCCGTTCGACCTCGCCGCCGAAATCGGCGTGGCCCGGCGTGTCGACGATGTTTATCTTCAGGTCGCGGTAGCGGATCGAGGTGTTCTTGGCCAGGATGGTGATGCCGCGCTCCCGTTCCAGGTCGTTCGAGTCCATGACCCGCTCGACCACCCGCTCGTTGGTCCGGAAGGTCCCCGTCTGCCGCAACAGGGCGTCGACCAGGGTGGTCTTGCCGTGGTCGACGTGGGCGATGATGGCCACGTTGCGAAGGTCCGACGGGCCGATCTTGGTCTCTGAAGGCGTACCGATGCTCATGGGCGCTCATCCAATCTTGCCGGCGGGCTCGTCCAGCCGCGGCTCAAAGCTAGAAACGGCCCTCAAAGCGGCCCGTTCCCTGCTTACTATAATCGACCCCCCGCGGGGTGTCAATTCCATCACCGCTTGCGGGGAACGACCGGCCGACTTCCGCCGGCCTCAAAACGGGATGCCGAAGCGCTCCATGAACCAATCATCGCTCCGGCGGCGCCGGGCGAAGAAATCCTCGCGCTGGCCTTGCGCGGCCCGGCGGGAGATCTCCACCAGCTGCTGCCAGTAGCTGTACTTTTGAAGGAGCGCGATGACCTTCCCGACCCGAACCTCATTAAAGTGGCTGACGGCCATCCGGACCTGGTTGTACTGGGCGTCCCAAAGGGTCACCCGATACGGGTGGCGTTGGCGGAAGAGGTGACCCACCACGGTCTCCGGGACAACCGCCGCGTTGTGGCCGAACAGCCAGAGCTTGATGGAGATCTCCTCGTCCTCGTGACCCCAGGTCTGAAAGGCGTGATCGAAGCCGCCGATGTCCCTGAAGACTTCGGCTCGGAAGGCCATGCACCCCCCCGGCAGCAAGGGGAC
This region includes:
- a CDS encoding HAD family hydrolase, with protein sequence MRLIGKDYAPRPPKSAAMNNPIDAPRRALIFDLDGTLCDTLPLIYDCFRDVLLRFTGRRFADDEIAPLFGPPEEGVLERVLPPTEAAEALESYLDLYRSRHARYVPLPAAQVRDLSGFRDEGVRLGVVTGKGIGTARITLAETGLADLFDVVLTGSVGFKRKPAPDGVRLVMRALGAEAGRSVFVGDHLADVRAARAAECTAVAAAWYERHDPRVRAADAGADHVFERWEDFVDWARGWVEG
- the typA gene encoding translational GTPase TypA → MSIGTPSETKIGPSDLRNVAIIAHVDHGKTTLVDALLRQTGTFRTNERVVERVMDSNDLERERGITILAKNTSIRYRDLKINIVDTPGHADFGGEVERILSMVDGALLVVDAFEGPMPQTRFVLSKALAQKLKPVVVINKIDRPDARPAEVVDEVLDLFIALGADEEQIDFPIIYSDARRGTAHLAPDDGNEDIKPLLDAIVETVPSPSGDPGGPFQMVISNLDYDEYVGRIIIGRIARGTVRTGMNVTICREDKTRPAKVGKLYTFEGLKRLEVPEASAGEIVALMGLLDAGIGDTVTDPEHPEALPPITVEEPTLSMTFRVNDSPFAGREGTYLTSRHLRDRLDRELESNVALRVEETDSPDAFVVSGRGELHLSILIENMRREGYEMGVSKPKVIFKQETGPDGRKKLLEPLEDLVIDVPEEYLGRTMEHLGTRRGELTNMHARGGRVRIDEIIPARGLIGFRSDFLTYTKGYGLMYHIFHGYGEHRGSIPERRSGSLVAWERGTATAYALSHLEDRGIFFLGPGEDVYEGMIVGEATRDKDIDLNVGKKKHATNVRSSTGEELVRLTPPRRLSLEQALEFINEDELVEVTPKAIRLRKKILNRHTRREARHEVYVGESDES
- a CDS encoding methyl-accepting chemotaxis protein, producing the protein MITVAIVGAGRGGTSILRVLKGVPDVKVVGIADRGMDAPGMVLGRQLGVHTTTDVGALLATPGLQVVIEATGVQEVNDLIYQKKQAKTAVCDASVARLIMLLVSSREEVMNQLQGQSTELAAVGERLSTTISSLGTPIKEMAENAKDLLHRSQSLAEVSNQGQKHVKETGEVIEFIKTVADETRLLGLNAAIEAARAGEHGRGFSVVAERVRELAESSGVSAKQINGTLGNIDATMTQILNQAEEMKQVTEHVAASQNQAADSLTQAMNEISTVSSQLQGFSKKLLEAARNG